Proteins from a genomic interval of Capsicum annuum cultivar UCD-10X-F1 chromosome 4, UCD10Xv1.1, whole genome shotgun sequence:
- the LOC124898043 gene encoding uncharacterized protein LOC124898043, with amino-acid sequence MEEESTTDRRFFKDILTDKDALLYHPWRFFVIVKLIGRKTTHQILKAKINDLWRPSEPLMLINPGHDFFTVKLSKEENMSKALHEGPWFVFGGFLSVIKWEPNFVPSESTLTHMAIWVRLPCLPTDFYDRQILEKVGNNLGSLLKINSCTSSTLRGRYARLCIQVPLNLPVKKTITIEDHIQPVEYEGLGILCTGCGRTGHSLKECTANITNIPS; translated from the coding sequence ATGGAAGAAGAATCAACTACAGATCGACGTTTCTTTAAAGATATCTTGACGGACAAAGATGCGCTGCTCTACCATCCATGGCGGTTCTTCGTCATTGTCAAGCTCATAGGGAGGAAGACAACCCATCAGATCCTCAAAgcaaaaattaatgatttatggAGACCATCGGAACCCTTGATGCTCATAAATCCGGGTCACGACTTCTTTACAGTAAAATTAAGTAAGGAGGAGAATATGAGCAAAGCTCTGCATGAAGGTCCTTGGTTCGTCTTCGGCGGATTTCTATCGGTTATCAAATGGGAGCCTAACTTCGTACCATCGGAATCAACCCTAACACACATGGCCATCTGGGTCAGACTTCCATGCCTTCCGACAGATTTCTATGACAGACAGATACTCGAAAAGGTCGGGAACAACCTGGGGTCGCTCCTCAAGATCAATTCTTGTACATCGTCAACTCTAAGGGGAAGATATGCCCGATTATGCATCCAAGTTCCCCTGAACTTGCCTGTCAAAAAAACAATCACCATTGAAGACCACATTCAACCAGTAGAGTATGAAGGCCTTGGGATTCTGTGTACCGGTTGCGGAAGAACGGGACACTCACTGAAGGAATGTACGGCAAATATTACAAACATCCCGTCCTAA